One Huiozyma naganishii CBS 8797 chromosome 5, complete genome DNA segment encodes these proteins:
- the SEC53 gene encoding phosphomannomutase SEC53 (similar to Saccharomyces cerevisiae SEC53 (YFL045C); ancestral locus Anc_8.9) encodes MSTPTEFQYKEKPDTLVLFDVDGTLTPARLTISDEMKKTLEKLRQKVCIGFVGGSDLSKQVEQLGPTVLADFDYSFSENGLTAYRLGVEQASQSFINWIGEEEYNKLAKFILRYLSEMELPKRRGTFLEFRNGMINVSPIGRNASTDERNEFEAFDKVHQVRAKFVDALKKEFSHLALTFSIGGQISFDVFPTGWDKTYCLQHVAKDGFKDIHFFGDKTFVGGNDYEIFTDDRTIGHSVTRPEDTIKILTELFDL; translated from the coding sequence ATGAGCACCCCTACAGAATTTCAGTACAAGGAAAAGCCAGACACCCTGGTTCTTTTCGACGTCGACGGTACGTTGACTCCAGCTAGATTGACAATCTCCGATGAAATGAAGAAGACGCTTGAGAAATTGAGACAGAAGGTCTGCATCGGGTTTGTCGGTGGTTCCGATTTGAGTAAACAGGTCGAGCAATTGGGCCCAACCGTGTTGGCCGATTTCGATTACTCTTTCTCCGAGAACGGGTTGACCGCTTACAGACTGGGTGTTGAACAGGCCTCCCAATCTTTCATCAACTGGAttggtgaagaagaatacAACAAGCTGGCCAAGTTCATCTTGAGATACTTGTCTGAGATGGAGTTGCCAAAGAGAAGAGGTACCTTCTTGGAGTTCAGGAACGGTATGATAAATGTTTCTCCCATTGGTAGAAACGCCTCCACGGATGAGCGTAACGAATTCGAAGCATTTGACAAAGTTCACCAGGTCAGAGCGAAGTTCGTTgacgctttgaagaaagaattcTCGCATTTGGCGTTGACTTTCTCCATCGGTGGCCAGATCTCCTTCGATGTCTTCCCAACTGGGTGGGACAAGACTTACTGTCTACAACACGTTGCCAAGGACggtttcaaagatattCACTTCTTTGGTGACAAGACTTTCGTCGGCGGTAACGATTACGAAATTTTCACCGATGACAGAACCATCGGCCACTCTGTGACCCGTCCAGAGGACACCATTAAAATCCTTACTGAACTGTTCGACTTATAA